The Streptomyces nitrosporeus genome includes a window with the following:
- the malQ gene encoding 4-alpha-glucanotransferase — translation MGLSRLAALHGVATSFSPSPDVTVPVPDGTVTAVLAALGVDAATPAEIGRSLAAAESAAASRLLPPTVVVWSGEPLPAALAALPPGADLTVEPESGPDATEPPPPLRMRVPGAPGTPGTVSQDGPAPSWWTEPPLGVHRLTARAAGHRYAAATLVVAPDRVPRPAARTHGFLVQLYSLLSRRSWGMGDLGDLADLAAWAGRTLGSGFVQVNPLHAAVPGAPTDPSPYRPSSRRFPDPVHLRVESIPEYGHVPDRAALEDLRQDAASLAEAVLGKGALIDRDAVWELKRQALEHVVRVPLTPGRRAAYCDFLAGQGRALEDHALWCALAEVHGPHWRGWPAGLRDPRSPQSARARSELMDRVDFHCRLAWLADEQLAAAQAAARDAGMAVGIVHDLAVGVHPDGADAWAQQDAFARGMSVGAPPDAFNAHGQDWGLPPWRPDALAASGYAPYRDLLRGLLVHAGALRIDHVMGLFRLWWVPEGRPPTEGTYVSQDAEAMLAVLVLEAHRAGAVVVGEDLGTVEPGVREALARRGVLGTSVLWFERDWDGDRRPLPPERWRRDCVATATTHDLPSTAARLTSDHVTLRHRLGLLGRPLDEELAEDVAGTSEWLAHLAALRLLPEGEGDEEAAVRAVHRFLLRTPALMTGVWLPDTVGDRRPQNIPGTWDQYPNWRLPVAGPDGHPLTLEEIALSPRLRRLMEVFGPPRDTPGERTPPPAARRP, via the coding sequence ATGGGCTTGTCCCGGCTCGCCGCACTGCACGGCGTCGCCACCTCCTTCTCCCCTTCCCCGGACGTCACGGTGCCCGTCCCCGACGGCACGGTCACGGCCGTGCTCGCCGCGCTGGGCGTAGACGCCGCCACCCCCGCGGAGATCGGGAGATCGCTGGCCGCGGCCGAATCGGCGGCGGCCTCCCGACTGCTCCCGCCCACCGTGGTGGTCTGGTCGGGGGAGCCGCTGCCCGCCGCGCTCGCCGCACTGCCGCCCGGCGCCGACCTCACCGTCGAGCCGGAGAGCGGACCGGACGCCACCGAACCGCCGCCACCGCTGCGGATGCGGGTACCCGGGGCACCCGGAACACCCGGGACGGTCTCCCAGGACGGGCCCGCACCGTCCTGGTGGACCGAACCCCCGCTCGGTGTCCACCGGCTGACGGCCCGTGCCGCCGGGCACCGCTACGCCGCCGCCACCCTCGTCGTCGCTCCGGACCGCGTACCCCGGCCCGCCGCACGTACGCACGGCTTCCTGGTCCAGCTCTACTCCCTGCTCTCCCGGCGCTCCTGGGGCATGGGCGACCTCGGGGACCTGGCCGACCTGGCCGCCTGGGCGGGACGCACCCTGGGCAGCGGATTCGTCCAGGTCAACCCGCTGCACGCGGCGGTACCGGGCGCCCCCACCGACCCGTCCCCCTACCGGCCCTCCTCGCGGCGCTTCCCCGACCCGGTGCACCTGCGCGTCGAATCAATCCCGGAGTACGGGCACGTACCCGACCGGGCCGCCCTGGAGGATCTGCGCCAGGACGCCGCCTCCCTCGCCGAAGCCGTGCTGGGCAAGGGCGCGCTGATCGACCGGGACGCCGTGTGGGAGCTGAAGCGGCAGGCCCTGGAACACGTCGTCCGGGTCCCGCTCACCCCCGGCCGCCGCGCCGCCTACTGCGACTTCCTCGCCGGGCAGGGCCGGGCCCTGGAGGACCACGCCCTGTGGTGCGCCCTGGCCGAGGTGCACGGCCCGCACTGGCGCGGCTGGCCCGCCGGACTGCGCGACCCCCGCTCCCCGCAGAGCGCCCGCGCGCGGAGCGAGCTCATGGACCGGGTGGACTTCCACTGCCGCCTCGCCTGGCTGGCGGACGAGCAGCTCGCCGCCGCGCAGGCCGCCGCCCGGGACGCGGGCATGGCCGTCGGGATCGTCCACGACCTCGCCGTCGGCGTCCACCCGGACGGCGCCGACGCCTGGGCCCAGCAGGACGCCTTCGCCCGGGGCATGTCCGTCGGCGCGCCCCCGGACGCCTTCAACGCCCACGGGCAGGACTGGGGCCTGCCCCCGTGGCGCCCCGACGCCCTGGCCGCCTCCGGCTACGCCCCCTACCGCGACCTGCTCCGCGGCCTCCTCGTCCACGCGGGCGCCCTGCGCATCGACCACGTCATGGGGCTCTTCCGGCTCTGGTGGGTCCCCGAGGGCAGGCCGCCCACCGAGGGCACCTACGTCAGCCAGGACGCCGAGGCGATGCTCGCCGTCCTCGTCCTGGAGGCGCACCGCGCCGGCGCCGTCGTCGTGGGGGAGGACCTCGGCACGGTCGAACCCGGCGTACGCGAGGCGCTGGCCCGGCGCGGGGTGCTCGGCACCTCCGTGCTCTGGTTCGAGCGCGACTGGGACGGCGACCGGCGCCCGCTGCCCCCGGAGCGGTGGCGCCGGGACTGCGTGGCCACGGCCACCACCCACGACCTGCCCTCCACCGCCGCCCGGCTGACGAGCGACCACGTGACGCTCCGTCACCGCCTCGGCCTCCTCGGCCGCCCCCTGGACGAGGAACTGGCCGAGGACGTCGCCGGCACCTCCGAGTGGCTCGCCCACCTGGCGGCACTCCGGCTGCTGCCCGAGGGCGAGGGTGACGAGGAGGCGGCCGTCCGCGCGGTCCACCGCTTCCTGCTGCGCACCCCGGCCCTGATGACCGGCGTCTGGCTCCCCGACACGGTGGGCGACCGGCGGCCCCAGAACATCCCCGGCACCTGGGACCAGTACCCGAACTGGCGTCTGCCCGTCGCCGGTCCGGACGGCCACCCCCTCACCCTGGAGGAGATCGCGCTCTCCCCCCGGCTGCGCCGGCTGATGGAGGTCTTCGGGCCGCCCCGGGACACGCCGGGGGAGCGTACGCCACCCCCGGCCGCGCGTCGCCCGTGA
- the pepN gene encoding aminopeptidase N, whose protein sequence is MPGTNLTREEAQERARLLTVDAYEIDLDLSGAQEGGTYRSVTTVRFDSAEAGAETFIDLVAPAVHEVVLNGRALDVASVFRDSRIALKHLEAGRNELKVVADCAYTNTGEGLHRFVDPVDEQAYLYTQFEVPDARRVFASFEQPDLKAAFRFTVKAPAGWTVVSNSPTPEPVDDVWSFEPTPRISTYITALIAGPYHAVHSTYEKDGQVVPLGIYCRPSLAGYLDADDIFAVTRQGFDWFQEKFDYAYPFAKYDQLFVPEFNAGAMENAGAVTIRDQYVFRSKVTDAAYETRAETILHELAHMWFGDLVTMEWWNDLWLNESFATYTSIACQADAEGSRWPHSWTTFANSMKTWAYRQDQLPSTHPIMADIRDLDDVLVNFDGITYAKGASVLKQLVAYVGKDAFFQGVQAYFKAHAFGNTRLSDLLGALEKTSGRDLRAWSTAWLETAGINILRPEIETDGNGHVTSFTVLQEAPALPAGAKGEPTLRPHRIAIGCYDLDGAGKLVRTDRIELDIDGERTTVPFPAGRARPAVVLLNDDDLSYAKVRLDEESLRVVTEHLGDFTESLPRALCWASAWDMTRDGELATRDYLELVLSGVGKETDIGVVQSLHRQVKLAVDQYAAPEWRETGLARWTEATLAHLRAAEPGSDHQLAWARAFAATARTPLQLDLLQALLNGTEEIAGLAVDTELRWAFVQRLAASGLLDEEEIAAEYERDRTAAGERHAAEARAAQPSEEAKAEAWASVVESDKLPNSLQESVIAGFTQSDQRELLAPYTEKYFAAVKAVWDSRSHEMAQQIAIGLYPALQVSQETLDATDAWLESAGPNAALRRLVSESRAGVERALRARAADAAAASA, encoded by the coding sequence GTGCCTGGCACGAATCTGACCCGCGAAGAGGCACAGGAGCGGGCGCGCCTGCTGACCGTGGACGCGTACGAGATCGATCTCGACCTCTCCGGAGCGCAGGAGGGCGGCACCTACCGGTCCGTCACCACCGTGCGCTTCGACTCGGCCGAAGCAGGCGCCGAGACCTTCATCGACCTGGTCGCCCCGGCGGTGCACGAGGTCGTGCTGAACGGCAGGGCCCTGGACGTCGCCTCCGTCTTCCGCGACTCACGGATCGCGCTGAAGCACCTGGAGGCGGGCCGCAACGAGCTGAAGGTCGTCGCCGACTGCGCGTACACCAACACCGGTGAGGGGCTGCACCGCTTCGTCGATCCGGTCGACGAACAGGCCTACCTGTACACCCAGTTCGAGGTTCCCGACGCCCGGCGGGTGTTCGCCTCCTTCGAGCAGCCCGACCTGAAGGCGGCCTTCCGCTTCACCGTGAAGGCACCGGCCGGCTGGACCGTGGTCTCCAACTCGCCGACGCCCGAGCCGGTGGACGACGTCTGGTCCTTCGAGCCGACGCCGCGTATCTCCACCTACATCACGGCCCTGATCGCCGGTCCGTACCACGCGGTGCACAGCACGTACGAGAAGGACGGCCAGGTGGTGCCGCTGGGCATCTACTGCCGTCCCTCGCTCGCCGGGTACCTCGACGCGGACGACATCTTCGCCGTCACCCGGCAGGGCTTCGACTGGTTCCAGGAGAAGTTCGACTACGCGTACCCGTTCGCCAAGTACGACCAGCTCTTCGTCCCGGAGTTCAACGCGGGCGCGATGGAGAACGCGGGCGCGGTGACCATCCGCGACCAGTACGTCTTCCGCTCCAAGGTCACGGACGCCGCGTACGAGACGCGTGCCGAGACCATCCTCCACGAGCTGGCCCACATGTGGTTCGGCGACCTGGTCACCATGGAGTGGTGGAACGACCTCTGGCTCAACGAGTCGTTCGCCACCTACACCTCGATCGCCTGCCAGGCGGACGCCGAGGGCTCCAGGTGGCCGCACTCCTGGACCACGTTCGCCAACTCGATGAAGACGTGGGCCTACCGCCAGGACCAGCTGCCCTCGACGCACCCGATCATGGCGGACATCCGCGACCTGGACGACGTCCTGGTCAACTTCGACGGCATCACCTACGCCAAGGGCGCCTCGGTGCTCAAGCAGCTCGTGGCGTACGTCGGCAAGGACGCGTTCTTCCAGGGCGTGCAGGCCTACTTCAAGGCGCACGCCTTCGGCAACACGCGCCTGTCCGACCTGCTGGGCGCCCTGGAGAAGACCTCCGGCCGCGATCTGCGGGCCTGGTCGACGGCGTGGCTGGAGACGGCCGGCATCAACATCCTGCGGCCGGAGATCGAGACCGACGGGAACGGCCACGTCACCTCCTTCACGGTCCTCCAGGAGGCCCCCGCGCTGCCCGCCGGCGCCAAGGGGGAGCCGACGCTGCGCCCGCACCGGATCGCGATCGGGTGCTACGACCTGGACGGCGCGGGCAAGCTGGTCCGCACCGACCGGATCGAGCTGGACATCGACGGGGAGCGCACCACCGTGCCCTTCCCGGCCGGCCGGGCCCGTCCGGCGGTCGTGCTGCTCAACGACGACGACCTGTCGTACGCGAAGGTCCGCCTCGACGAGGAGTCCCTGCGGGTCGTCACCGAGCACCTGGGCGACTTCACCGAGTCGCTGCCGCGCGCCCTGTGCTGGGCCTCCGCCTGGGACATGACGCGCGACGGCGAGCTGGCCACGCGCGACTACCTGGAGCTGGTCCTCTCGGGCGTCGGCAAGGAGACCGACATCGGTGTCGTCCAGTCGCTGCACCGCCAGGTGAAGCTGGCCGTGGACCAGTACGCGGCACCGGAGTGGCGTGAGACGGGGCTGGCCCGCTGGACGGAGGCGACGCTGGCGCACCTGCGCGCGGCGGAGCCGGGCAGCGACCACCAGCTGGCCTGGGCGCGCGCCTTCGCGGCGACCGCCCGCACCCCGCTCCAGCTGGACCTGCTCCAGGCCCTGCTGAACGGCACCGAGGAGATCGCGGGCCTGGCCGTCGACACGGAACTGCGCTGGGCGTTCGTGCAGCGGCTGGCCGCGTCGGGGCTGCTGGACGAGGAGGAGATCGCCGCCGAGTACGAGCGCGACCGGACGGCGGCGGGCGAGCGCCACGCGGCCGAGGCGCGGGCGGCGCAGCCCTCCGAGGAGGCGAAGGCCGAGGCGTGGGCCTCGGTCGTCGAGTCCGACAAGCTGCCCAACTCCCTCCAGGAGTCGGTCATCGCCGGTTTCACGCAGAGCGACCAGCGTGAGCTGCTGGCGCCGTACACGGAGAAGTACTTCGCGGCGGTCAAGGCGGTCTGGGACTCGCGGAGCCACGAGATGGCCCAGCAGATCGCGATCGGCCTGTACCCGGCGCTCCAGGTCTCCCAGGAGACGCTGGACGCCACGGACGCCTGGCTGGAGTCGGCCGGGCCGAACGCGGCGCTGCGCAGGCTGGTCTCGGAGTCCCGGGCGGGTGTGGAGCGCGCCCTGAGGGCCCGTGCGGCGGACGCCGCGGCGGCGTCCGCGTAA
- a CDS encoding aspartate-semialdehyde dehydrogenase, with protein sequence MKVGIVGATGQVGTVMRSILAERKFPVDELRLFASARSAGSTIPYEGTDITVEDASTADYTGLDIVLFSAGGATSRALAGKVASQGAVVIDNSSAWRMDPEVPLVVSEVNPHAVGNRPKGIIANPNCTTMAAMPVLRPLHDEAGLEALTVATYQAVSGSGVAGVAELHGQASKVVAEADRLTHDGGAVEFPEPGVYKRPIAFNVLPLAGSIVDDGSFETDEEQKLRNESRKILEIPGLKVSGTCVRVPVFSGHSLQVNARFARPIGVERAYELLKDAEGVELSEIPTPLQAAGKDASYVGRVRVDETVENGLALFVSNDNLRKGAALNAVQIAELVAAELSA encoded by the coding sequence GTGAAGGTCGGAATCGTCGGCGCCACCGGTCAGGTCGGCACAGTCATGCGCAGCATCCTGGCCGAGCGGAAGTTCCCGGTCGACGAGCTGCGGCTTTTCGCCTCCGCGCGCTCCGCGGGCTCCACGATCCCGTACGAGGGCACCGACATCACCGTCGAGGACGCCTCCACCGCGGACTACACCGGCCTGGACATCGTGCTCTTCTCCGCCGGCGGCGCGACCTCCCGGGCGCTGGCCGGGAAGGTCGCCTCGCAGGGCGCCGTCGTGATCGACAACTCCTCGGCCTGGCGCATGGACCCCGAGGTCCCGCTGGTCGTCTCCGAGGTGAACCCGCACGCGGTCGGGAACCGCCCCAAGGGCATCATCGCCAACCCGAACTGCACGACGATGGCGGCCATGCCGGTGCTGCGCCCGCTGCACGACGAGGCGGGGCTGGAGGCCCTGACCGTCGCCACCTACCAGGCGGTGTCCGGCTCCGGGGTCGCGGGCGTCGCGGAGCTGCACGGCCAGGCGTCGAAGGTCGTCGCCGAAGCGGACAGGCTCACCCACGACGGCGGCGCCGTCGAGTTCCCCGAGCCGGGCGTCTACAAGCGCCCGATCGCCTTCAACGTGCTGCCGCTCGCCGGTTCGATCGTGGACGACGGCTCCTTCGAGACGGACGAGGAGCAGAAGCTCCGCAACGAGTCCCGCAAGATCCTGGAGATCCCCGGCCTCAAGGTCTCCGGCACCTGCGTCCGCGTGCCCGTCTTCTCCGGCCACTCCCTCCAGGTCAACGCCCGTTTCGCGCGCCCGATCGGTGTCGAGCGCGCCTACGAGCTGCTGAAGGACGCCGAGGGCGTCGAGCTCTCGGAGATCCCGACCCCGCTCCAGGCGGCCGGCAAGGACGCGTCCTACGTGGGCCGCGTCCGCGTCGACGAGACCGTCGAGAACGGCCTCGCGCTGTTCGTCTCCAACGACAACCTGCGCAAGGGCGCGGCCCTGAACGCCGTCCAGATCGCCGAGCTGGTCGCGGCCGAGCTGTCCGCCTGA
- a CDS encoding beta-N-acetylglucosaminidase domain-containing protein, which translates to MQLGRGRQAAMAAAAVIGGLLGPLAPAVFAAPGVPAAPPAPAASTPDRTEASPLPAVWPRPRTITAAGRPVVLGTEATLLTGAGADPYAVEEVRALLREAGVRTVHEALPGRGPVVRLGGPDAVRALRAMGAPRRGTLPAGGYLLAAGEADGRPAVALDGAGEDGLFHAVQTLRQLVTDGTVAGAVVRDWPGTAVRGTTEGFYGRQWTGEERLAQIDFMARTKQNRYLYAAGDDPYRHARWREPYPAQQRAGFRALAEKARSAHVTLGWAVAPGQAMCMASDADVRALTRKADAMWELGVRAFQLQFQDVSYSEWHCDLDAETFGSGPEAAARAQARVAGALARHLEERHPGAQPLSLMPTEYYQDGATDYRTALAAELDDRVQVAWTGVGVVPETITGSELAGARAAFRHPLVTMDNYPVNDYAQDRIFLGPYTGRDPAVANGSAALLANAMEQPSASRIPLFTAADFAWNPEGYRAGESWRAALDDLAAGDAEARAALLALAGNSASSVLGGEESAYLRPLLDAFWKARATAGRPGGEAAARELRAAFTVMRQAPGKLAGPADGRLAREVRPWAGRLARYGRAGELAVDLLQAQARGDGPAAWQAQLALEPLLKETEEGGATVGEGVLGPFLERAAEEAGSWNGTDRDAGTVHRDAGTYTVRLDRARPVQAVTTLAEPDRLDTGAVLEAHVPGRGWRRLGALSADGWTQTAAKGVRADALRVTVPSARPALLVPPAPGAAGPAPSAGDPTGATTAVRALVPWFGDEPAARLDLAHGETDAVIGGGTQRVEARLAGRRPAEVTGTLTAKAPEGIEVKVPERTTVPRGSRTDVPVDITVPKDTPAGEYEVPIRFDGEERTLTVRAFPPTAGPDLLRTATASSSADETPDFPAAAASDGDLETRWSSPAEDGAWWQAELPEPVRLGRVVLRWQDAYAARYRVQVSADGRTWRTAATVREGRGGRESVRMDEKDIRFVRIQGDGRATRYGYSLWSVEAYAVGGRAQD; encoded by the coding sequence GTGCAGCTCGGGCGCGGGAGGCAGGCGGCGATGGCCGCGGCGGCTGTGATCGGCGGGCTGCTCGGCCCGCTCGCACCGGCGGTGTTCGCGGCCCCCGGCGTGCCGGCCGCCCCTCCGGCCCCGGCCGCGAGCACCCCCGACCGCACGGAGGCGTCCCCGCTGCCCGCCGTCTGGCCCCGGCCGCGGACCATCACGGCGGCCGGCCGGCCGGTCGTCCTGGGCACCGAGGCCACCCTGCTCACCGGTGCGGGCGCCGACCCCTACGCCGTGGAGGAGGTCCGGGCGCTGCTGCGCGAGGCCGGGGTGCGGACCGTGCACGAGGCGCTGCCCGGCCGCGGCCCGGTGGTCCGGCTCGGCGGCCCGGACGCCGTCCGGGCGCTGCGCGCGATGGGCGCGCCGCGGCGCGGCACCCTGCCGGCCGGGGGGTATCTGCTCGCGGCGGGCGAGGCGGACGGGCGGCCGGCCGTCGCACTGGACGGGGCGGGTGAGGACGGCCTGTTCCACGCGGTCCAGACGCTGCGTCAGCTGGTCACGGACGGCACCGTCGCCGGTGCGGTGGTACGTGACTGGCCGGGCACCGCCGTACGCGGGACGACCGAGGGTTTCTACGGCCGGCAGTGGACCGGCGAGGAACGGCTGGCCCAGATCGACTTCATGGCGCGCACCAAGCAGAACCGCTATCTCTACGCGGCCGGTGACGACCCCTACCGGCACGCCCGCTGGCGCGAGCCCTATCCGGCACAGCAGCGCGCCGGCTTCCGCGCCCTGGCCGAGAAGGCGCGGTCCGCGCATGTGACGCTCGGCTGGGCCGTCGCCCCCGGCCAGGCGATGTGCATGGCGTCCGACGCGGACGTCCGGGCGCTGACCCGGAAGGCCGACGCGATGTGGGAGCTGGGCGTACGGGCGTTCCAGTTGCAGTTCCAGGACGTCAGTTACAGCGAATGGCACTGCGACCTGGACGCGGAGACCTTCGGCAGCGGCCCCGAGGCGGCGGCCCGCGCGCAGGCGCGGGTGGCCGGTGCCCTCGCCCGGCACCTGGAGGAGCGCCACCCCGGCGCGCAGCCGCTGTCGCTGATGCCCACGGAGTACTACCAGGACGGTGCCACCGACTACCGCACCGCGCTGGCCGCCGAGCTCGACGACCGGGTGCAGGTGGCCTGGACGGGGGTCGGTGTGGTGCCGGAGACCATCACCGGGAGCGAACTGGCCGGGGCCCGGGCGGCCTTCCGGCACCCGCTGGTCACCATGGACAACTACCCGGTCAACGACTACGCCCAGGACCGGATCTTCCTGGGTCCCTACACCGGCCGGGACCCGGCGGTGGCGAACGGTTCGGCCGCCCTGCTGGCCAACGCCATGGAGCAGCCCTCGGCCTCCCGTATCCCGCTGTTCACCGCGGCGGACTTCGCGTGGAACCCGGAGGGCTACCGGGCCGGGGAGTCCTGGCGTGCCGCCCTGGACGACCTGGCGGCCGGTGACGCGGAGGCCCGGGCCGCACTGCTCGCGCTGGCCGGCAACAGCGCGTCCTCGGTGCTGGGCGGCGAGGAGTCGGCGTATCTGCGGCCCCTGCTGGACGCGTTCTGGAAGGCCCGCGCGACGGCGGGCCGGCCCGGCGGCGAGGCCGCGGCCCGTGAGCTGAGGGCCGCGTTCACGGTGATGCGGCAGGCCCCCGGGAAGCTGGCCGGCCCGGCCGACGGGCGGCTGGCGCGGGAGGTGCGGCCCTGGGCCGGCCGGCTGGCCCGGTACGGCCGCGCGGGCGAACTGGCCGTCGACCTGCTCCAGGCGCAGGCCCGGGGCGACGGCCCGGCCGCCTGGCAGGCACAGCTGGCCCTGGAGCCGTTGCTGAAGGAGACCGAGGAGGGCGGGGCAACGGTCGGCGAGGGCGTGCTGGGCCCGTTCCTGGAGCGGGCGGCCGAGGAGGCCGGCAGCTGGAACGGCACCGACCGCGACGCCGGGACAGTGCACCGGGACGCCGGCACCTACACGGTCCGCCTGGACCGGGCGCGCCCCGTCCAGGCCGTCACCACCCTGGCCGAACCGGACCGGCTGGACACCGGCGCGGTCCTGGAGGCCCATGTGCCGGGCCGGGGCTGGCGCCGGCTGGGCGCCCTGTCGGCGGACGGCTGGACCCAGACCGCCGCGAAGGGGGTGCGTGCCGACGCGCTCCGGGTGACCGTGCCGTCCGCCCGCCCGGCCCTCCTCGTCCCCCCGGCCCCCGGTGCCGCCGGCCCGGCCCCGTCGGCCGGGGACCCCACGGGGGCGACCACGGCGGTGCGCGCGCTCGTCCCGTGGTTCGGTGACGAGCCGGCGGCCCGCCTCGACCTCGCGCACGGGGAGACGGACGCCGTGATCGGCGGCGGCACACAGCGGGTCGAGGCGCGGCTGGCGGGCCGGCGCCCGGCCGAGGTGACGGGCACGCTCACCGCGAAGGCGCCCGAGGGCATCGAGGTGAAGGTCCCGGAGCGGACGACGGTGCCGCGCGGTTCGCGCACCGATGTGCCGGTGGACATCACCGTGCCGAAGGACACCCCGGCCGGCGAGTACGAGGTACCGATCCGCTTCGACGGCGAGGAGAGGACCCTGACGGTACGGGCCTTCCCGCCCACGGCGGGCCCCGATCTGCTGCGTACGGCCACGGCGTCCTCCTCCGCCGACGAGACCCCCGACTTCCCGGCCGCGGCGGCCTCGGACGGCGATCTGGAGACCCGCTGGTCCTCGCCCGCCGAGGACGGCGCCTGGTGGCAGGCCGAGCTGCCGGAACCGGTCAGGCTGGGCCGGGTCGTGCTGCGGTGGCAGGACGCCTACGCCGCCCGCTACCGCGTCCAGGTCTCGGCCGACGGCCGCACCTGGCGCACGGCGGCGACCGTACGGGAGGGCCGGGGCGGGCGGGAGTCGGTGCGGATGGACGAGAAGGACATCCGCTTCGTCAGGATCCAGGGCGACGGCCGGGCCACCCGTTACGGCTACTCGCTCTGGTCGGTGGAGGCGTACGCGGTCGGCGGGCGGGCGCAGGACTGA
- a CDS encoding LysR family transcriptional regulator, which yields MTEWDVKKLRILRTLREKGTVTATAEALLMTPSAVSQQLSNLAGQLGVTLLEARGRRVRLTDAAHLVLRHAEAVFAELERADAALAAYLAGEAGRVRVGAFSTAVPALVVPAVRLLREEGRPAPEIRVREAEAGQAYELLSAGDVDLALSLAAHAPTARDPRFTVLPLLADPLDVALPAGHRLAAAPGLRLADLAAEPWIFGGSGPWSQITTAACEAAGFVPEQAHSASGWTAILALVEAGMGIALVPRMASAPERAGEGVVMRVLDADRPRRHVVAAVRRGGEEAPAVARMLRALERAAATIVQQN from the coding sequence ATGACCGAGTGGGACGTCAAGAAGCTCCGCATCCTGCGCACCCTGCGGGAGAAGGGCACGGTGACCGCCACGGCCGAGGCCCTGCTGATGACCCCCTCCGCCGTCTCGCAGCAGCTCAGCAATCTGGCCGGACAGCTGGGTGTGACCCTCCTGGAGGCGCGCGGACGGCGGGTCCGGCTCACCGACGCCGCCCACCTGGTGCTGCGCCACGCCGAAGCCGTCTTCGCCGAGCTGGAGCGGGCGGACGCGGCCCTGGCGGCCTATCTGGCGGGCGAGGCGGGCCGGGTGCGGGTCGGGGCGTTCTCGACGGCCGTCCCCGCCCTCGTCGTCCCGGCCGTGCGGCTGCTGCGCGAGGAGGGCCGGCCGGCCCCGGAGATCCGCGTACGGGAGGCCGAGGCGGGCCAGGCGTACGAACTGCTGTCGGCCGGTGACGTCGACCTGGCGCTCTCCCTGGCGGCGCACGCCCCGACCGCCCGCGATCCCCGTTTCACGGTGCTGCCCCTGCTCGCGGACCCCCTGGACGTGGCGCTCCCGGCCGGCCACCGGCTCGCCGCCGCCCCCGGCCTGCGGCTGGCCGACCTCGCCGCCGAACCCTGGATCTTCGGCGGCTCGGGCCCCTGGTCGCAGATCACGACCGCCGCCTGCGAGGCCGCCGGTTTCGTCCCCGAGCAGGCCCACAGCGCCTCCGGCTGGACCGCGATCCTGGCCCTGGTCGAGGCGGGCATGGGGATCGCGCTGGTCCCCCGGATGGCGTCCGCCCCCGAACGGGCCGGGGAAGGCGTGGTCATGCGCGTCCTGGACGCCGACCGCCCGCGGCGCCATGTGGTGGCGGCGGTACGGCGGGGCGGGGAGGAGGCTCCCGCGGTGGCCCGGATGCTGCGGGCGCTGGAACGGGCCGCCGCCACGATCGTTCAGCAGAACTGA
- the alc gene encoding allantoicase → MTIDASENPDRDTTAQDTDPHANDAAPYGGGDPYADYRAATGVPFTALVDLADRRLGAGVIAANDEFFAERENLLTRGPAVFDPERFGHKGKIMDGWETRRRRGADAAHPFPAPGEHDWAIIRLGAPGVIRGLVVDTAHFRGNYPQRVSVQATAVEGSPGPEDLLADDVKWEEILPPTPVRGHAANAFEITGDRRWTHLRLCQHPDGGIARLRVHGEVVPDPAWIAALGTIDLISILNGGTYEDASDRFYSSPAQIILPGTSRKMDDGWENRRRRVRGTNDWVRFRLPAQGAVRAVEIDTAYLKGNAAGWIALHGRDGESGDWSEILPRTRLQPDTVHRFVLDEEAVVTHVRLDAFPDGGVARMRLYGALTEAGAAGLARRHRETTA, encoded by the coding sequence ATGACCATCGACGCGAGCGAGAACCCCGACCGGGACACCACCGCCCAGGACACCGACCCGCACGCCAACGACGCGGCCCCCTACGGCGGAGGCGACCCCTACGCCGACTACCGCGCAGCCACCGGCGTCCCCTTCACCGCTCTCGTCGACCTCGCGGACCGCAGGCTGGGCGCCGGTGTGATCGCCGCCAACGACGAGTTCTTCGCCGAACGCGAGAACCTGCTGACCCGCGGACCCGCCGTCTTCGACCCCGAGCGCTTCGGCCACAAGGGCAAGATCATGGACGGCTGGGAGACCCGCCGCAGGCGCGGCGCGGACGCCGCACACCCCTTCCCCGCGCCCGGGGAACACGACTGGGCGATCATCCGCCTCGGCGCCCCCGGAGTCATCCGCGGCCTCGTCGTCGACACCGCCCACTTCCGCGGCAACTACCCGCAGCGCGTCTCCGTCCAGGCGACCGCCGTCGAGGGGTCACCGGGCCCCGAGGACCTCCTCGCCGACGACGTGAAGTGGGAGGAGATCCTCCCGCCGACGCCCGTGCGCGGCCACGCGGCCAACGCCTTCGAGATCACCGGCGACCGCCGCTGGACCCACCTGCGCCTCTGCCAGCACCCCGACGGCGGCATCGCGCGGCTCCGGGTCCACGGCGAGGTCGTCCCCGACCCGGCCTGGATCGCCGCGCTCGGCACGATCGACCTGATCTCGATCCTCAACGGCGGCACCTACGAGGACGCCTCGGACCGCTTCTACTCCTCACCGGCCCAGATCATCCTGCCCGGCACCTCCCGCAAGATGGACGACGGCTGGGAGAACCGCCGCCGCCGGGTCCGCGGCACCAACGACTGGGTCCGCTTCCGGCTCCCCGCCCAGGGCGCGGTACGGGCGGTGGAGATAGACACCGCCTACCTCAAGGGCAACGCGGCCGGCTGGATCGCCCTGCACGGCCGCGACGGCGAGAGCGGCGACTGGAGCGAGATCCTCCCGCGCACCCGGCTCCAGCCCGACACCGTGCACCGCTTCGTCCTGGACGAGGAGGCCGTGGTCACCCACGTACGCCTCGACGCGTTCCCCGACGGAGGGGTGGCTCGGATGCGCCTCTACGGGGCGCTGACGGAGGCCGGGGCGGCCGGACTGGCCCGGCGCCACCGCGAGACGACGGCATAA